A window of Streptomyces sp. NBC_01241 genomic DNA:
GTCATGCGGCGGCGGACTTGTCCGCGGCCTATGCGGCGTTGGTTCCGCAGCGGCGGGCCCGGATACGGGATCGCCTGGAGCAGGCAGGAGTGAGCGATGACCAGCGTGGCGATCTACGCCCGGGTGTCCTCGGCCCGGCAGAAGAAGGACCAGACGATCAGCTCGCAGACCGCGGCCCTGCGCGCGCACGTCGCAGAACAGCGTCTTGAGCTGCCCGAGGAGTGGGTGTTCGAGGACGAGGGGCACTCCGGGGCGACCCTGGTGCGGCCCGCGCTGGAGCGGTTGCGCGACCTGGTCGCCCAGGTCGGCGTGGATGTGGTGCTGTGCTATGCGCCCGACCGCCTCGCCCGCAAGTTCGCTTACCAGGCCCTGCTGGTCGAGGAGTTCGCCCGGGCAGGCACCCGGGTGGAGTTCGTCCGCGGCCCACGCGGCGACAGCCCCGAGGACCAGCTGATGGTCCAGTTCCAGGGCATGTTCGCCGAGTACGAGAAGGCCCAGCTGATGGAACGCTACCGGCGCGGGAAGACCTACCGGGCCCGCTCGGGGGCGGTGAACGTGCTGGGCGGAGCCCCGTTCGGCTACCGCTACCTGCGCAAGACCCCGCGAGTGCGGGGCCACCTACGAGATCGTCGAGTCCGAGGCGGCGCTGGTGGTCGAGCTGTTCCGCCGCTATACCGACGACGGGGTCTCCATCGCGGACCTGACCCGCTGGCTCACCGACAGCGGCACTCCCACCCGCACCGGCAAGACCCGCTGGGACCGCAGCGTGGTCTGGGGCATGCTCAAAACCCCGGCCTACCAAGGGCAGGCAGCCTTCGGCAAGACCCAGATCCTCCACGAGTCCCCGGGCCTGAACCGCCGGGCCCGCCTGGAGGGCCGCAGTACTCCGCGCGCCGTCAAGACCGCCGACCGCCCCCGCGAGGAGTGGATCACCATCCCCGTTCCCGCGCTCGTCACCCCGGCCACCTTCGAACGCGCCGCCCAGCGGCTCGCCGACAACAAGCGCTTCGCTTCGCGCAACAGCAAGGTCCCCTCCCTGCTTCAGGGGCTGTCGGCGTGTGTGAGCTGCGGATACGGCTACTACCGCACCTCGACCACTACTTCCTCCGGCAAGAAGATCTACTACTACCGGTGCCTGGGCTCCGACGACTACCGCTACGCGGGCGGCCGGGTCTGCACCAACAAGCCCGTCCGCGCCGACTACCTCGACACCGTCGTCTGGGACCACATCATCGGCATGATCGCCGACCCGCACCTGATCCGGTCCGAGATCGACAAGCGGCTGGACCGTGCCCGCACCTCCGACCCCGCCACCCGCCAGCGCAGCCGTCTCGAACTGGCCCTGGCCAAGGCCACCGCAGCGATCACGCGCATGATCGAGGCGTTCCAGGAACAGCTCGTCACCATCGATGAACTGCGGGCCCGGATGCCCGGCCTGCGGGCCCGGGAGAGTAACCTGCGTGGCCAACTCGACGCGCTGGAAGCCCAGCTCGCCGACCGCGACGCCTACCTCAAGCTCGCTGACGACCTCGAAGGCTTCCTCGCCCAGCTCCGCGAGAACGCTGGGACAGCCGAGGTCCCCGAGCGCCAGCGCGTCCTGAGGCTCCTCGTCAAGGACGTCCTCGTCGGCCCCGAGAAGATCACCATCCGGCACCGCATACCCGTGCGTGAGCGCACCGCCGACGACCAGCATCAAGATCAAGACGCTACGGAGGGTGACTCATGCCCGAGTTACCCATTGCGTTGGGGGCGTGATCACACCGCCCTGGGGAGTTCCTCCCCGGTCTCGGTGAGCCGACCGTCCTCGACCACACCGGCCCGCAGCCACTGCGCGACCAGTTCCCGCGCGGGAAACGTGCCGAGCCGCCGGAGCAAGTGATCATGGTCGATCCGGTCGAATGCCGCCGCCAGGTCCGCGTCAAGTACCCATGGCCGACCAGGGTTGGGGCCCCGGCAGGTCAGAAAGATGGACTCGATCGCGTCATGACAGCCACGGCCGGGCCTGAATCCGTAGGACCTCGGCTCGAACCGTGCCTCCCACTCGGGCTCCAGAGCACCAAGGACCACAGCCTGAAGACAGCGGTCCAAGATCACGGGAATGCCGAGCGGACGCCGACGCCCGTCGGGCTTCGGCACATACACCCGTCTGACGGGCCGGGCCGTCCACGACTCGGAGCGGTGCTGCACCCAGTCGGCCACCTCGGCCTTGCCGGGCGCGGTCAGCACCACCTTGCCGTCGACGCCCGCCGTCTCGCGGCCAGCGTTGACCTCCGTCACCCGCCGCACCGCATGCAGTGCGTTGGCGCGGGAACGGAGCATCAGCTTCTGCAAATTGCGGACCCTCTTCAGGTCCCCTGCCTGTGACGCCGTGAAGATCCTCTGCCGCAGCCGCCGTACGTCGTCATCCACCCGCTGCCAGTCGATCGACAGCCAGTCGGTGACATCGTCCTCGGGTCCGTTCACCACCGCGATCACAGCCGGAGCGGCATCTGCCATCCCGGCCTCCTTCACCGCCTTGGTGTCCAACTTGTCCCTCGGTTCCATCGCCTTCGGTCATCGTCACTTCACAGGCCCACCAGACCCACGTCAGCACCCTTTCGGGTCCGGGCAGCTGCCCGTATCCGGCCGGTTATACGAGACGACCGGCGGAGGGGCCGGTCATCGTGTCCCGCTTTCCCGCTGCCTTTCGGCCGCCGGCGTTCGCTTCTTGGGTCCTCCTGTTCCCGCCGGGGAGTTGAGCTCTCCTCGCGGTCGGCCAACCGGGCACCGGATAACCGGCCCCGGACCCCGACGGGGTTTCCGCGTTGCACACGTACGAGATCCGACTGGGGTGGGCGCCCCCTATGCCCCGGGAACAGCGGTGTCCTACGACTGCAACTCACCTCTTACAGTCGCCGCTTGCCGCCTCTCAACGGCCGGTTCCTGGACTCCGGCAGAGCGATCCATCATCCGGGCTGATACCTGACGAGACATCAACCAGGGGTTCACTCGTCGTTCGCCCGTCCAGTCTTCCCCTTCGCCTGTGGTCCCCGGATGGCACGGGCACCCTTGGGCTTGACCCCCTGAGCTCCGCACCCCGCGGTTACCCGCAACGCACGTCAGGGTGGGGACAGACCCTGGACACTGGCCCGGAACTACACCTTCAACATCGAACCTCCACTCGGTGTGTTCACTCGTATCGTGCGCCCTCGTGTCGCACGGTTGATGGTTCCTTCCACTCCGGCCCGCAGGGCGTACTTGTCCTTCCAGGTCTTGGTCTTCTGTTCGGCGCGGGCGGCGGCGAGGACGGTGTGCAGGTGCTCGGGGTAGAGGGTGAGCATGCGGTTGCCGCGCCGGGCCGAGGTGCACTCGGGTCGGACGGGGCATGCTTGGCAGTCCGTCTTAGCGAACTCGACGACGATGGCGTCTCGTTCGCGTTGTCGCACCGGGTGCCATCCGGTGCTGGTGTTGCCCTGGGGGCAGCGGACCCGTCGGGCTTTCCAGTCGATCCGGAAGGCGCTCTTGTCGTAGCCGGCGTGGCTCTTGGCCTGGGCGGATCGGTCGAGGAGGACGGGAGTGACCATGACGGTTCCGCGGCTGCGGGCGGTCTCGATCAGTTCGGCGGAGGGGTAACCGGAGTCCAGGTAGTGCTCGGCGGGCGGCAGGCCGCGGTCGGCGAGTTGTTGCTGGATCGGCGCGGTGGCCTTCACGTCCGGCACCGTCGACAGGGTGGTGGTCACATCCGTGATCAGGTTCGGCCGTCCCCGGACTTCGGCTTCGGCTTCGGCTTCGGCTTCGGCTTCGGCTTCGGCTTCGGGGAGTGTTGTCGCAGCTCTCGGTGAGATGGACCTTGTAGCCGAGCCAGAACAGGTCGTCGCCCTTGGCGGACCAGCGGGCGTCGGTGTCGTAGGGCGAGGCGAGGCGGAGATGGCCGGGCGGGACACCGTCCTCGTCGGCTTCCCGCTTGCTGACCACCTCCTTGCCCCGGCTGCTGGTGCGGACGGTGTAGGTCTGCACGAGGACTTGGCGCATGATGTCCACGGCCCCGATCTCCCGCAGCCAGGCCGGCGCGTCGGGCGACCAGACGGCCCGGCACAGCCGCAACGCGTCCTGTCCGTAGACCTGGGACAACTGGTCGCGCTTGACCTTGGAGCCGGGCAGTTTCCAGCTGTCGACCCGAGGTCCGTAGCGGTGGGCGAACTCCGGCACGTCCACGGCCCGGGCCAGCCAGTCCGGTGCCGCGACCGACAGCGCCTCCAGCGCAGCCCGCACGCTCTCCCCGGCCAGCTCCAACCGGTTCAAGTCCCGTACCGCGCTGACCACATGGGTGGAATCGGTGCGCTGCTTTCCTCCCGCGGCCACCAGCCCGGCGTCCACGCAGTACTCAAGGAGCCGGTCGAAGACGACACGCTCCATGCCGTTGCCGACCAGGCGGGCCCGGAACCGGGGCAGCACACTGTGGTCGAAGCCGGTGTCCGTCAGCTCCAGGCCGAGGGCGTACTCCCAGTCGATGGCCCGTATCGCCATCGCCGCGGCCTGCCGATCAGTCAAATTCTCCGCGAACTGCAACACCGTGACCAGCGACAGCATCCCCGGCGACAGACCCGGCGCCCCACGCACCCCGAACGCCTCGGCGAACGGCTCATCGGTGAAGACCTCCCCGAGCCGGTCCCGCACCCGGATCGCCAAACTCCCCTGCGGGAACGCCGCCCGCGCGACCCGCACCGTCTGCTCCGGCACCGGCGGCAGCCCCATCGGCCGCAACGACATCACAACCCACCCTCCACGGCCGGACGACACGTAACGACCGCAGGAACGATCATCACCTACCGGTCAAGCAGCCGCAGAGAATTGCGCACCAGAGTCCTCCAGGCCCGGGAGGTTCCTCACCCCTGCCCGGCCGAAGTGCTCCAGCCCGCGAGCGAGAAGCGTTGAGCAGGGGGTACCGGCTACGGCTTGTACACGTACGGGGTCGTGGTGCTCAGAGCGGCGAAGCCGAGCCGCTGCAGGATCGGGCGGCTCTGGTCGGAGGCGTCCACCTGCAGGTAGTGGTAGCCGTGCTCGGCGGCGATCTCGGCGCGGTGCGCAACCAGCGCCCGGTAGATCCCCCGGCCGCGCCAGGCGGGTACGGTGCCGCCGCCCCAGAGGCTGGCGAACTCGGTGCCCGGGTGTAGTTCCATCCGCGCCCCGCAGACCGGCATGTCGCCGGCCATCGCGACGACCATGCTGACCGCCCCCGGGCTCTCGGCCAGCATGTCGAGCAGGCTCGGCCGCAACCAGTCCGCAGTCGTCTCGAACGCCCCCTCGTGCGCGGACAGCATGAGCTCCACGTCGGCTGGGGTAGTCACCGGGTGCAGCCGGACACCCTCGGGCAGTCCGCTGCCATCGGGCAGGTCGGCGATCCGGGCGATCATCAGGGCCTCGTCGGGCTCAGCCTCGAACCCGGCCGCCAGCAGCAGCTCGCCGAGATCCTCCGGCTGGTCGTGCGAGTAGAGCTTCCACTCGAACTCACGGCCCAGCTCGGTGAAGTACTGCACCTGCTCGGCGATCGCCGGTCGCGCGCCGTAGGCTCGGTCGAGGCCGGACCAGACGACCGCGCTCCAGCCGCCCTCGACGCCGACCTGCCGCACCACCTTGCCGACCCGCTCGACCCGGGCGCCGGGCGCGTCGGCGAGGGTATCCCGCCGCATCTGACGGTCGAAGAGGGCGAGTACCTCAGAAGTATCCATCCGCGCATTTCAGCACGGGCGAGAGGGTTCACCAAGCGGATTTCCGCCCACCTGAGGGGGCCGGGTCAGCCGCCGCAAGAACAACGGATATCGCTGACCTGGGGCGATGCCGTGGTTACTTTGCCGACTGCGCTGGGCGGGGCAGTGCGGCTGCCCCTGTCGGCTCGGCGAGCGCGAGTCGTCCGCCCTTCAGCTCGGGCACGTACTTGCAGATCGTGTCGCGGGAGACGCCGAGGAACTTGGCGATCGAGGAGACGGAGTTCTCTGGGTGAGTGAGCAGGTCGCGGGCGTGGCGCACCTGTTCCTCGGTCATGGCCGGCGGGCGGCCGAGCCGGGCGCCGCGGGCGCGGGCGGCGACGCTCCGCCCGAATCGCCCCGCTCCCGGCATCTTGCGGGCGTCGCACGCCGGTGGACGCCCGGCCTCCACCGGTGGCCTTGGCCTTCCCGGTATCGACCACCGCAACCCGGGGCTGTGGGGTGGCTGGGGACTGCATCAGCGCCCAAACCAGGGCGGCAATACCGGTGGCGCCCTGGACCGAGGCGGCAACCAACTGGCCGGTATCTGGGCTGTCCAGCAGCCAGAAGAACGGCGTCGACACGGTCAACACGACCGCCGCCACCATGACCGTGATCTTCCTACGTCGCGACACACCCACTCGCCCCCTCCCCGCAGCCGACGAACGCGCGCCCTCAGCAGCATGGATGAACTTCAACTGTTAGCACAGGACGCCTCTGCACAACCACCAGGTCCCCGCTCGCGTTGGAACTCACCGTCCCAGCGCCGCCCGGCACAGGTGGCAGGGTTCAGAACGGCCCCGCTACCGCTTTGCCTGCATCGGCGGAAGCTCCGCCTTCTCCCGGTCCCGGGGTGGGGTCGGCTGGTCATCCAGCGGGGCCCGAGGGCCGGGCATGGTGGCCGCAGCGAGGTTGAGACGGGCGTCCATGTCGAAATTGGCCTCTCCGTACGGGCGGACATGGGACCAGAAGAGCGGGGTCGGTCGAAAGCGCCGGTCCGGCGGGCGTGGAGCTCTGCCGCACTCCGGTTCACCGAGGATGTCTTGGAGCATGAGGGTGTTGACGTAGACCGCTTCCTTGAGGTGGCCCCGGCGCCGGAGGCGTCGTCGCCCTCCGTACCGCCACATGGTCGGGTCCGGCGTCGTCGTCCTGGTCGGTTGCCGGCGGCCGCCGGAGCCGGCCAGCCGCTCGATGGTCCTCCGCCGTCAGCCGTGAGGAGATCTGCGCAGTCAGCGACTCCTCGGGCGCCCGCAGGGCAGCCGCCACGATCCGGTCGCACCGGCCCGGCGTGGGCGGTTCACATGCTCTCCATGCGGCAATGTGCCGGCAGCTCCACCCGGACCTGCTCGGGCCTGCGTTCCTTGTGCGCAACGTGCTCGGCCGGATACGCCGTCAGCTTCTCCGCGTCCGCGACGCTGCACTCGCGGAAGCCGAGGTGCTCCCGGACCTACGCACGGTGGTACTCGACCGTACGGCCCGTCCAGTCGTAGGAATCCAGCGCCGTGACCGCCGCACCTGCACAAGACCGTAACTCTCCAGAACCTGCCTGCACATGACCGGGACAGAGCCTCACATGCCTATAGAAGAGCGGGACTGCCTGCACATCGCAGAAACAGGACAGAAAAATCCGTCAACTCACCCTTTACGTACGGGTGTTCGCTTCTGACGCGCTCCTCTGACGTCAGATTGGCAGACTTGTGGACGGGTTAAATGTTTGAGTTAAACGCAAGGGTAAATTCTGCTACTGTCCAGACTGGAGGTAGAGACACATGGCATCCGAGGAAGAGCTGTTCGCGAACATCGACGCGCTGTTGAACGAGGAGCCGCACCTGCCGCCTCCGGCGGAGCGGGCCCGGCTGCGTGAGGCCGCCGGTATCACCCAGGCCCGCCTCGCTACCGCGTTGAAGACGACGACCCAGTCTGTGAAGAACTGGGAGAACGGCCGAAGCGAGCCGAAGTCGCCGCGCCTTGATGCCTACCAGCGGCTGCTGAACGGGTGGGCGGCGAAGTATCCGGCCCCCGGTGCCGTCCCGGCTGCCGCGACGGTGCCGGCAGCGTTGGCCGCACCGACCGCGTCCGAGGTGGAGTCGGCAGACGCCCCGCAGTCTGTCGACGTTCCAGGTGCGGAGCCGGCGCGTCTCGCCACCCGGGCCGGCGTGACATCGCGGCGTCCGGCCCCTCAAAAGGCTGCAAGGCCGGTAGCCGATCCGCGGTTCCCGCATGGCCCGCTCGCGGTGCTGGGCGGTGGCGGCTCCGCGTACGGTGTCGATGGCATCGTGCTCGACTGCCCGGCGACAAGCGTGGTGGAGCTGGTGGAGTGGACGCTGCGCGAGTCCGGGCTCGGTGCGGCGCGTCTGCACCGCAACGGCAAGGACAGCGACCCGCTGATCGTGCTCACCGCCGCGGCCGCCGTGAAGCTCGGACTGCCCGAGCGCTTGGAGGGCCATGAGCAGCGCCGCTCCCTGCGCCTTGCAGAGGATCACCCGGTGGTCAAGCAGGTGGTGGAGGCGAAATGGCGGCTCACCCAGCGCGGGTTCGGGCCGTGGGCAAGGATCTACCGCAAGGTCCAGGGGCGCGAGCGGCAGTGCGTGCAGCTGGCGATCCTGTCGTGGGACGCCCTCGATGAGCGGTCCTGGCCCGGCGTTGCGCAGATGGAGCCGGCCGACATCGCCCGCGTCCTGGGCATCTATGCCCAGCGGGTCATCACGCCGCGCGGGTCGACTGCCGTGTCCGGGCTGGAGCTGATGACGGCGCTGCGCCCGCCCACCCGCGCGGTGCAGGACCCGGCGACGGGGAACTGGGTGCCCGGCCACAATCCCGGCTCGCTGGGGGCGGAGCCGATGGACCCGGCGCCGCCGGAGGCCACCGCCGAACACCCCGTCGTCGTCGACAGCGGCTGGAGCGGCGGGTTCCTCAACGAGGAGGCGTACCAGTGGGTGCGCGACGTCAGCCTGCTGACGGATGAGGAGTGCACGCTGCCCTACGCGGTCGGCCTCGACCTGAACACCGCCTTTCTCGCCGCAGCGGCCCGCCTGGTCGTCGGCCTGTCCGCGCCGGACCACTTCCGTGCCCCGACGTTCAACCCGAAGATCCCCGGGAGCTGGCTGGTCGATCTGTCCCACGTCGAGGTGGACCCGCGTCTGCCCTCGCCGTTCACGCCGGACGGCAGCCGCCCGGCCGGGCCGGCCTGGTACCAGACGCACACCGTCGCCTACGCCCAGGAACTCGGCTACAACGTCGCTCCGCTGGAGGGGTACCTGCGCCGCGAGACCGGCGCCTACCTCGATCCGTGGCACGACCGGTTGAAGACCGCCTACGTCGACACCCTCGCCGACCTCGGCGTCACCAAAGATCTGGACGACGCTGAGTTCCTCGCTGCGATGGAGCAGCACAAGGACGTGGACCCGGCGATGGCGGCCGTCCTCGCGGCCATCAAGGCGACCGTCAAGGGCGGTATCGGCAAGCTGCGCGAACGCCCGCAGGGCAAGAAGTACCAGGAGGGCGAGCGGTGGCCGGCCCTCCAGCGGCCGACCTGGCGTCCCGACATCCGCGCCGCCGTCATCTCCAAGGCCCGCATCAACATGCACCGCAAACTGCGCAACATGGCCACCATGACGGGCCT
This region includes:
- a CDS encoding transposase yields the protein MRQRERDAIVVEFAKTDCQACPVRPECTSARRGNRMLTLYPEHLHTVLAAARAEQKTKTWKDKYALRAGVEGTINRATRGRTIRVNTPSGGSMLKV
- a CDS encoding reverse transcriptase N-terminal domain-containing protein yields the protein MEPRDKLDTKAVKEAGMADAAPAVIAVVNGPEDDVTDWLSIDWQRVDDDVRRLRQRIFTASQAGDLKRVRNLQKLMLRSRANALHAVRRVTEVNAGRETAGVDGKVVLTAPGKAEVADWVQHRSESWTARPVRRVYVPKPDGRRRPLGIPVILDRCLQAVVLGALEPEWEARFEPRSYGFRPGRGCHDAIESIFLTCRGPNPGRPWVLDADLAAAFDRIDHDHLLRRLGTFPARELVAQWLRAGVVEDGRLTETGEELPRAV
- a CDS encoding GNAT family N-acetyltransferase encodes the protein MDTSEVLALFDRQMRRDTLADAPGARVERVGKVVRQVGVEGGWSAVVWSGLDRAYGARPAIAEQVQYFTELGREFEWKLYSHDQPEDLGELLLAAGFEAEPDEALMIARIADLPDGSGLPEGVRLHPVTTPADVELMLSAHEGAFETTADWLRPSLLDMLAESPGAVSMVVAMAGDMPVCGARMELHPGTEFASLWGGGTVPAWRGRGIYRALVAHRAEIAAEHGYHYLQVDASDQSRPILQRLGFAALSTTTPYVYKP
- the tap gene encoding telomere-associated protein Tap is translated as MASEEELFANIDALLNEEPHLPPPAERARLREAAGITQARLATALKTTTQSVKNWENGRSEPKSPRLDAYQRLLNGWAAKYPAPGAVPAAATVPAALAAPTASEVESADAPQSVDVPGAEPARLATRAGVTSRRPAPQKAARPVADPRFPHGPLAVLGGGGSAYGVDGIVLDCPATSVVELVEWTLRESGLGAARLHRNGKDSDPLIVLTAAAAVKLGLPERLEGHEQRRSLRLAEDHPVVKQVVEAKWRLTQRGFGPWARIYRKVQGRERQCVQLAILSWDALDERSWPGVAQMEPADIARVLGIYAQRVITPRGSTAVSGLELMTALRPPTRAVQDPATGNWVPGHNPGSLGAEPMDPAPPEATAEHPVVVDSGWSGGFLNEEAYQWVRDVSLLTDEECTLPYAVGLDLNTAFLAAAARLVVGLSAPDHFRAPTFNPKIPGSWLVDLSHVEVDPRLPSPFTPDGSRPAGPAWYQTHTVAYAQELGYNVAPLEGYLRRETGAYLDPWHDRLKTAYVDTLADLGVTKDLDDAEFLAAMEQHKDVDPAMAAVLAAIKATVKGGIGKLRERPQGKKYQEGERWPALQRPTWRPDIRAAVISKARINMHRKLRNMATMTGLYPLAVLSDCVVYPSPGDSPLDFLPYAASGKPQPGGFRLGPTPGLAKLEGVQSMLWAVDLMEQGYNPARHIKGGDAVLDEGE
- a CDS encoding transposase, which produces MSLRPMGLPPVPEQTVRVARAAFPQGSLAIRVRDRLGEVFTDEPFAEAFGVRGAPGLSPGMLSLVTVLQFAENLTDRQAAAMAIRAIDWEYALGLELTDTGFDHSVLPRFRARLVGNGMERVVFDRLLEYCVDAGLVAAGGKQRTDSTHVVSAVRDLNRLELAGESVRAALEALSVAAPDWLARAVDVPEFAHRYGPRVDSWKLPGSKVKRDQLSQVYGQDALRLCRAVWSPDAPAWLREIGAVDIMRQVLVQTYTVRTSSRGKEVVSKREADEDGVPPGHLRLASPYDTDARWSAKGDDLFWLGYKVHLTESCDNTPRSRSRSRSRSRSRSRSPGTAEPDHGCDHHPVDGAGREGHRADPATTRRPRPAARRALPGLRLPLRRTDRDRPQPRNRHGHSRPPRPIRPGQEPRRLRQERLPDRLESPTGPLPPGQHQHRMAPGATTRTRRHRRRVR
- a CDS encoding helix-turn-helix domain-containing protein, with amino-acid sequence MPGAGRFGRSVAARARGARLGRPPAMTEEQVRHARDLLTHPENSVSSIAKFLGVSRDTICKYVPELKGGRLALAEPTGAAALPRPAQSAK